CCCCTTTGATGCGACGCTTGACGGACTCGGTCCAGGTCCGGACGTCGATCAGGTCCACCTTCTCCGGCTTGGCGATGAGCGCCTTCAGCACGTCCGCCGCGATGAACTGGAGCGGGACCTCAGGCTCGCCCGCAGGCACGATCCCAGACCAGAGGAGAAGCCCGCATAGAAGCCCGACACCGACAAGCCGTTTCAAGCCTTCAGCACCCATTGTTCATCGCGCCGCTGAGTATCGCCCTTCATAATGGATGGAAGCGAAAGCGGCTAAGTGCTGCAACGTCGGACCGCCAGCCGAGCCCAAGTTCGGGCCGCGGGAGCAGCACATCACCTGGGAAATTTGGTCTACCCTCTGGGGCGTAGCTTCGGAGAGGGTGAGGTAGAGCCTGGTTCCGGGCACGGGGTATGCCCACCTGAAATATGCGTCTGGCTCCAGCCTCGGAAGGAGGTCACGGGGTGATAGGAGCTTTCCCTGTTGGCTCCGGAGAACTTGGAAGTACCTCTGGACCCATTCTGATTCGTACGCCGCGGCGATTTCCGGCGTCCGGTTAATGCCCTGAAGGTTCGGGTCCCTTGCGGGAGATTGCTGATCAGCTGCGGGCCCGTGGGCGATTCTCGCCCGTTGTGCTTCTTCGGAAAAGTAATCGATCACTTCGGAGACCGGATGGATGTCGACCTCTCGCACCAAAATCAGCGGGTAGTCGAGCATCTTTTCAAATGGTCGTAGGCAGGCCGGACATCTGTCCGTCATTCGTGTGGGTCCATCCGGTGAGTGCTACCGGCCATGTGAGATGTCCTCGAACGACCCGCCGCGGCCGGCCCCGGCGGCGAAGCGGCGAGCACCTTCCACCGCCTCCTGAGCCAGGGGCCTCTGCCCCTCGTGGCTCTCGAACTTCAGCGCTTCCTCCAGGCTGAAGTCCCACTGCCGGTAGGCGGACATGCGGTCGGTGCGCAGGCAGAGCTGCGGGAAGCCTGCGATTTCACGCGCCAGCTTCTGCGCTTCGGCGCGTGCCTGCCCCTTGGGCACCACCCGATTGGCCAGCCCCCAGCTGAGCGCCTCGGCCGCCCCGACCGGTCGACCCGTGAGGATCATGTCCAGGGCGCGGCTCATGCCGATGAGGCGTGGGAGACGGACAGTGCCGCCGTCGACGAGGGGAACGCCCCAACGCCGGCAGAACACGCCAACGTTCGCGTCCTCCTCCATGACCCTGAGGTCGCACCAAATCGCCAGCTCGAGGCCGCCCGCGACAGCGTAGCCGTCCACGGCCGCGATGACGGGTTTGCTGAGAAGCACCCGGCTGGGACCCATTGGCCCTTCACCCTCGCGCTCGGACGGCCCGCGGAGGCCACGGGCGGCGATGGCCCTCAGGTCATACCCCGCGCAGAAGCAGCCACCGGCGCCGCAAAGCACCGCGACCCGCGCCTCCTCGTCTTCGTCGAATGCCCGGAAGGCGTCTCGAAGCGCCACCGCCGTTTCTGCATCCACCGCGTTCCGGACCTCGGGTCGGTTGATGATGACGGTGGTGATCGGACCATCCTTCTCCACGAGAACTTTCATCGCGCGTTCTCCTCCGATCTACTCCATCCGCCCCACGACGGCGCCGGTGAGCCGGGCGCGGCTCCGCATGGTGGGACCGCCGTTGCCGAGTCGCTTGGTCTGCATGGGCTGGCCCTTGCCGCAGTTGGGGATCGGGTACAGGCGGAAGTCGGTCCCGACGGCGTCCATATGCATCAGGTAGTCCTTGGTGTCGGCCATGATCCCGCCGTCGCGGAAGAGCTGACCCAGCTCCCCGTTCCGGATCTCGTACACCTTGCGGGCGGAGATGCGGAAGTTCTCCCGGCTCTCGGCGATGGACGGGATCCGGTGGCCGACCAGGTAGTAGCCGTGGTCCACCTCCTTGATGATGTCGCGCGGGTCCCGATCGCCCTTGGCGAAGACGGTGTTGGACATCCGGATCAGAGGGACCAGCGAGGCATCGGTCGTCTTCCAGTGGCCGTTTGGGTCGCCCCCGAAGATGGCGGCCGTCTGGCGGCTGTTCATGAAGCCCTTGAAGACGCCGCGGTCGATGTGGACCACGCGCTTCGCCGGCGTCCCCTCGTGGTCGTACTTGTAGTGGCCGTAGCCGGGG
The nucleotide sequence above comes from Candidatus Rokuibacteriota bacterium. Encoded proteins:
- a CDS encoding crotonase/enoyl-CoA hydratase family protein, which translates into the protein MKVLVEKDGPITTVIINRPEVRNAVDAETAVALRDAFRAFDEDEEARVAVLCGAGGCFCAGYDLRAIAARGLRGPSEREGEGPMGPSRVLLSKPVIAAVDGYAVAGGLELAIWCDLRVMEEDANVGVFCRRWGVPLVDGGTVRLPRLIGMSRALDMILTGRPVGAAEALSWGLANRVVPKGQARAEAQKLAREIAGFPQLCLRTDRMSAYRQWDFSLEEALKFESHEGQRPLAQEAVEGARRFAAGAGRGGSFEDISHGR